In Melospiza melodia melodia isolate bMelMel2 chromosome 5, bMelMel2.pri, whole genome shotgun sequence, the DNA window ATACCTTCACAAGGAGTAGCATGTGCCGTGTGGTTCCTGTTTAAAACTTGGCTGCCAGGTAAGTGTGGGGACaggaagcagtggggaaacactgTCGACATCCTAGGGGAAGGATAGCTGTAGTTCCCATGGCTTTTGGTGACACGTGTGTCACCCCAGCCATGGAAACTATGCCTTAGGGCTAAGGATTGTCTCTTCTGTGCTGTGCTCTAGGCCTTGCATCAGGACATGGAAGTGGAGCTGGCCTGTGGCAGCGTGTTGGATCCTCAGGGGCCCTCAGGCTCCTGGAACCTTTGATTTGTGCTGCTGATAAAACATAACTGAGTTTCCCAGTCCTGCGCCTCCGTTCGTGCTTTTGTAATATCGCTCTTGTTGACAGGAGTAACTCAATACCGTGGGAACGCTTCTAGCATGGGGACATGGAATCAATATTGGGGTTTTTCTGAGTTTGAGTCATCATTTTTCTTGGATGTTTCATTGGTGAACTGTGTTTACTTCCTTTTCCTAACACCTTTCTTAGCTAAGGAGCATAACCCTCCAGCAGGTCCTGTTCAGGATAACTGAGCATgggccagggcagtgattctCCATCTGTGCTTGGCCCTTTGAgaccacaccttgagtgctgtgtccagtctgggcctctcACCTCATGAACCATGTGGCGGTGCTGGAGCACATCCTGACAAGGACAGTGAAGCTGGTGAAGGATCTGGAGAGTAATTCCTGTGAGGAGTAACTGAGGGAGCTAGGGGGAAAAAGAAGCTCGGGTGAGATCTAACTGCTGCCTAGAGCTACCTGAAAGGGACATCCTTCAGAAAACTCGCTACAGAGTAATAtaacccaaaaaaacccttaaaattttTACATAATATGCATATAGGAATGTAGTAATTTATAAATAGCTATATAAAATGCTCTATTTGTTAGCTGGTAACCCATGTAACATTAACTAAGAGAAAGTCCTGAACAATCTCAGGAGGGAGGAGGGTTGTAGGAGGGTTGTATGGCTATACCATAAGGAGATAAGAAGGACTGAGTAGCAGTGTTATCTGTTGTTTTTATTTAGGAAGGACACTGCAACAGACTCAGGCTTCCACCTGGATTGGTTTGGCACGAGGCAAGAGCAGATTGTTTGGTTTGGCTTGTACTCATTTCTCTGTCCTAGGAGGGTGATGGTGACTGAGGATTTTCTGACATGTCCTTGTTGTGCTTCTGAGGCACTTTGCTTTCCTCTGCTGCATACAGCATTTTAAATCACCCAGCCATGTGTGAAAAGTATTTTCCCTTTCCCCAGCAGTGTGCTGCTGTCAGGAGCAGTGCTCTCAGGATGGCAGTGGGGTTTTTCAGCTGGTGTTCAAGTGGGTGTTTAAGTGCTGATTTAAGTAGGTTGAGCATCAAGTGCTTCAGTGGAAGTTGCCGTGTTCACATGTGCAGTACTAACTCCTGTTATTACATTTGTTCTTATAGGCAGAGTGTAATTTTTGGAGGCTCAAAGTTGGTTCGTACTCAGTGGTAGCATCTTCCTGCCTGATTTTTTGCTTTCCACTCCTATGTATCTGATCATCATTGATTCTAAAGAAAAACATGGCAGGAATTTGCATGTCCTTTTAGGAGGAAAAAAGTCCTCTATCTTCTCTGACCTGTTAGCTTATGTGAAAACAAAACCCCAGATAATGTTATGCTAAAATCAGAGTAAAGTTGCAGCTTGAAGGAGAACAACTTGAAGCCTGTGGGTAGCTATCAGAGAAGAACTTGTAACCATGCAAACTGAAGGGTGGTGTGCCTAAGCAGCAAAGTGCAGTCCTGTTGTCTGTGATGTAATGCTCTGATTTCTCCTTGCAGCTATGAAGCCGTACGCTCCAGCCTTCATTCTCCTGTGGAGTGCTGTTGGGATAGCGAGGGCTGCCAAAATCGTTGTTGTGCCGCCAATTATGTTTGAAAGCCATCTTTATATTTTCAAGACTCTGGCCTCAGCCTTGCATGACCAAGGTCACCAGACAGTGTTTCTCCTCTCTGAGGGCAGAGAGATTCCTCCATCTAATCACTACAGACTGCAGCGCTACCCAGGGATCTTTAACAGCAGCACCTCGGATGATTTCCTCCAGTCCAAGATGAGGAGTATCTTCTCGGGGAGGCTGACCGCCCTCGAGCTCTTCGACATCCTGGACCACTACTCCAAGAACTGCGACATGATCGTCGGCAACCGCAACCTCATGCGTGCCCTCAAACAGGAGAACTTTGACCTGCTCCTGGTAGATCCCAACGAGATGTGTGGATTTGTTCTAGCCCATCTTTTGGGGGTTAAGTACGCCGTGTTTTCCACTGGCCTCTGGTATCCAGCAGAAGTGGGCGCTCCGGCTCCCCTGTCCTACGTTCCAGAATTTAACTCGCTGCTCACGGATCACATGAACCTATTCGAGAGGATTAAAAATACTGTTGTTTATCTTATTTCAAGATTTGGAGTCAGTTTTTTGGTTCTGCCAAAATATGAAAGGATAATGCAGAAACACAAGGTTCTTCCAGAGCGGTCCATGTATGACTTGGTGCATGGATCCAGCCTGTGGATGCTTTGTACTGATGTAGCGCTGGAGTTTCCGAGACCTACGCTACCCAACGTTGTTTATGTGGGAGGAATCCTAACGAAGCCGGCCAGCCCTCTGCCAGAAGTAAGGTTTGCTGAGTTTTACAGTAATTCCAGTGCTTTCTGCTTGACTTCATGTCAATGATTTTTCAGGTGGGACCTGTTCTTGCTGCTTGGTGAAATGTTCTGTGGAAGTCACTTCCTGTGGTGGTGAGGGGAACCGTTGGTTGCAAATTCAACAAAATGAATCATTTTTGGATGCAGGAAGTACTTTGCTTTTGAGTGAGGTGTTTAATGCTGCACTAGAGGTGAGAAAGTGCACTCTGCCTTGGAAATCACATCAGTAGCTTTTAACCAGACATGGTTTAaaatgaacctgagggagaaTGTTTGAATACTGTTTATGCTTAAAGAAGCCTGCTGATAGTTTATGCTAGGTAACTTCATGGTATGGGTGTTTTTATGGTATTTGTTTTTGTACCTCCCTTAGGTAGGATAATGACTCTAAGACTAGGAATACATGAGCCTGGAAAGACTGTACCAAGTGAGAAATGGAGCTAAGAGTTGGCCAGAATACCACCAAGGCTGCACTCAGATATGAGTTGTTACTGTGCACGTGCACAACATCAGGCTCAGAACTTCAGACTGAAACAGTGATAGTGACTGGACTGGCTCCAGAAATCCTTGCTGCACAGATTAATTATTAAGTTTGATTAGTTCAGTGATCTGTGATATGTTGTACCTAAGAATGCCTCTGTTGAGCAATACAGTGGTGAGTGACAGAACAATCTCACAGAAAACAATGTCATTTGCACTTTGGTTTATGTGTCCATAAACTAATAGGTCTTGAATTGGAGGGGATTTTTAATGGATGCTTTTGGCTGGATGACACAAAGGGCTAGGTAGACCTGCAGTGCTCAACAATTTGCTTCTTAAAATGGCTGTTTCAACCTTAGGTTATTGTATGAAAAGTGCTACTGTCTGTTCTCCAGGGTGTCATCAGAGATGACCGTAGCAGTGCTGCTTCTAAGTGGCTGTTTCCACATGTGCTTCAGTGTGTATGCGTTAAGGAAGGGTCAGGTATCCTGAGAAGGTACCCTTCTGCTATCTAAATTTCATCCCTATTTTTCCCTCCAGGAAAACTTTGCTGGCTGGATtgagtttttcctttgttttccagaCTGATATTTCCTCTTCCTGTAAGAGAAAAAGGGTATTTGAGTAATTGATTTGGGTAATGAGGTTAATGCTGTCTGTTTTGTGTCTTTTGATGTTCAGGGTAACAGGAGTGACAGTGACCTTGAAACAGACCTGTAGTGTCTGTTTCAAGTAAATGGTGGGAAATATTTGTTACAGAGGGGGAAAGAAACTGCTGATAATTATTAGTGAGCTGAGACATTATTTACTTTCTCAGTTTTATCAGGCAATTCTTTCTTAGTGTGTGAAGCTTGAGTTTTCATTGAGAGTGAGAGAGGGACAAAGTGAGCACATTGCTTTTTTATCCTGTCATTTGTCCATGCCTAAGCTGTTACACATCCCCCCGTGGTGTGTATGGTAGGTAAATGACTGGGCAATCAGTTTGTGTTTGCTGAGCAATTGGATGCAATTCCTGAGTGTGGGTAGCCCGTGCTGTGgctgctctctgctcctgctgcatctCCAGGGCAGCAGCCTTGGCTAATTTATTTTCTGCAGCTTCTAGTTTGGTGCATTAAGGTGAGCCAGAAGCAGAGTTCATGTTCCTGGGCTGGAATTGGTGATGCTTCAGCAGCTCTCTCAAGTCATTTTCTTGTCCAGGGACAATGATTAGAAAAGGAGAGTGTGAGCAGGACACAGCAGCTAAAATGTGCCCACTAAAGCTGTTACTAAAAGTCTTTCAGGTGTCTTGAATTCACCAAAACTGCATGTAAGTAGCCTAACTTGGTCGGCTAGGGAAGTATTGGGAAAAAATCAGGGGTGTTCTTTCAAGTCCAAAATACCTGCTCAGACTACCGGGGCACCTCAGTAGTGGCATCCCTGAGTTGTCAacagttttttcctttttttcctccctcaccAAAAATAACCCAGTAGTTTGTTTAATCATAAGGAATGCCTACATGTAAGTTAAAAGTTCTAGCTTTCTGCTCATAAGCAGCATCTTAAAAATAGGAGGCAGGTAGTAACAAGCAGTCAATGAGGAGATAAAGGTCAATATCTTTTAAGGTGTTACATCGCAGCCATTCTTTCATTCCAGGGGATGGGGTAGCTCTGGTTTTTTTCTCAGATTCTGCACCTGTTCCCTGAACTTCTTGAATAGAAAGTTGGAAAAGCACAGATTTAAAGGTAGCATGTAGCAGTGGGTGCTGAATATTCATGTCGTGTAACAGTGTGAGGGGAAAGAAACCTGATGCAGCTTTGCTGGTCGTCTGTGTTAATATTATATATGTAAAAATACATAACCTGACCCAGCTTTGCTGTCCCATCTGCATTAATATTTCGATCCTGGAGCACATGgtcgctgctgctcctgcagttaGCATGTGCCAAGCACGATTTCCAGTCGCTGCTGAGCTCCGTAGCAATTACGCTGCAGCCCTCGGCTGTGGCACACGACCTGCGAGCCTGCCTTTGGGCTGCCGCTTGCCCGGATGCCTCGGGAAGGCTCCGATGCCGCTCGCTTCTCTCCCTCCCGGGCAGCGAGTGCCCCGGTGTCGGGCTGCGCTTGGCGCAGTGTCCCTCGGCAAGTCGCAGTGCTCGGCGTGCCAAGGAGGGGGAGCCAGCGGCGAGAGCAGCGGCTCCTTTGGAGGTGACCGCTCTGCCCGCTCCCTGCGgcgccctgggcagggcaggggcggcCCCACCCGCGCAGGCGGGGGCTGCAGCGCCCGGGCGTGGCACATCGCCCCTGGGATCCCTGCTGCGGGGGCATGGAGTGAGCGCGCCCTGTCACTCTGCTCTGCCGTGCTGGGAGGGCCCGTGGTGGCTTTGCCAAGCTCTGCATGGGCGATTGTGGTTGGGTTCTGTGAGAGCCAGTGAGACATTTTCACTGCTTACGCTGGGTTTGGATGGTGCTTCTTGCACGAAGTGTGCTGTGCTGCTCAGTAAAAGACCAGGAGATGGTAGAGGTGACTTATCCCACGTGCCTGTGAAATTGTATTTTGCTTATCGGTGGTGGGTGCAGAGTCCATGATTTGTGTACATATCTCATGAAACCGTCTGCTGAATTATTTAGAGGACAGCGTGAGTAGAACTAGCCTCAAAGGATGAAAAGCTAGAAACAGACTGGTTATCAAGTCCTTAAGGTCATCAGTGCCTTAAACTATTTGAGGGTatgctgttccctggcagcattTTGCAGATAACTGTCACTGGCCATTAGGAAAATCACAGGCTCCTCTGCCTCTTCCTCACTACACTTCTCCAGAGGGACCTGAATGAAGCTGGCTTTTTAAAGGGACACTCTTTTGGGAAACCTCTTCTCTGGCATTTCTCCCTTGTGACCAGGTTGGTGCATACCCGGCATTAATCAGCCTGCTAAGTCCCTGAATCAGGAAGCTGAGGGGTGCTCCAGGCAGCTGCCTTGGGAAGTACTGAGTCCATGAGGAAACTGAATTTATGCTGCAGAGGAGGGTGCTCTCATTTTGGAGTAATAACTTGTCGTTACAGCTGCAGCTGTCAACAGATAATTACAGGAACTTCCTCACTCCTCCATGGACATCTCTTATCTGAGCTCGTTATTTTACAGATCAAAGTCTGTGCAAATTGGTGCCTTTGGAATATCTTCACTAAAAAGtcatttggtttttttggtttattttcttggggttttttctctctctgagcCTTGCTGACAGTTGTATGTTTAACTCAGTGTGTTAGCTAATACTGATATGTGTCTTGAACAAGGGGTGAGAGAATCAAGAGATGTTTTATTCCTTAAACCTGGCTTTTCTCCTTCATTCAGATTCAAGGACGCATCTATAAGCCCTTGCAGACTGTAGCAGTGGATTGTTGTGCATGGCATAGCACCATCACTTTAGTATTATTTTTCAAGTCCAGGGACTGGTTCTTACAGACCTGTTTGGACAGTAAGTTCCTGGTGATGTAAAGCAATTCTAGAGCTGTTTGGAAATGCATGTGTTTGTCAGCTGGGGAGGCAAAAAGTCTTTTAAGGATGGTGGAGATGATGCAGCGCTGTGTGAATTCTGTACTGAACTGTATGATCATGTCTTTTGGCTCATGTCTTTTGAAATTTGTTTTAGATAAAGCTTCTTCCCCCCAGAATTTGATGTTCCACAAGAAAGAGTTGTACCCACTGTCCTAAAACTGTAGTGTCCAGTctcagctgctccagcagaactGAGTTGGTGAACCATGTCTGGTCTGCTGTACTGCTGCATTTTCAATTTGGGAAGAAATGTGACTCAGCATCTGTTTAGTGCAAGACACAGGGAAAAGGACACAAGGCTGACTGTGGAGCTTGGTTGTGCCTCCAGTTAAATTTGTGAGGAAGGCAGGTTCTCCAAGTGCATAAAGCTGGCATCCCATGAGCTGACCAAACCTGCAGTGAGCCTGTGCTGTCCCTCAAAAAGTGAGTTTACTTGGTTCATGGATTACAGTCCAGGATGGTGATTTGTTGAGTTCAAGCAATTGTTTGTATTGGGAATGGAAAGTAGAAGTTGCAGACCTTAGATGTTGGATAGGTCAGATGGTGAAAGCTGAAAGCTAAAACCAAgagaagtgacttttttttttcattcatacaaaaaaaaaaagtccctagCAACCCAACACTTTATTAAGCTACTGCTGTAAATAGGCTTTGTGGTTTTAAATATTCTAGTTTATCATGTTCATATTGGAACTCAGAAACTAACAAGATTTATTCATTTTGGGAATGCGCAGTGGTTTAACTGAGCGTCTCTTGGAAATTTTGAGGCATGACCTCCATTGAGGATAAATAACAAGCCAGTGTTTTCCTCATATTTCTCCCATTTATAACATAAAACAGAAGATAGGAATTTATTTGAaaggg includes these proteins:
- the UGT8 gene encoding 2-hydroxyacylsphingosine 1-beta-galactosyltransferase, translating into MKPYAPAFILLWSAVGIARAAKIVVVPPIMFESHLYIFKTLASALHDQGHQTVFLLSEGREIPPSNHYRLQRYPGIFNSSTSDDFLQSKMRSIFSGRLTALELFDILDHYSKNCDMIVGNRNLMRALKQENFDLLLVDPNEMCGFVLAHLLGVKYAVFSTGLWYPAEVGAPAPLSYVPEFNSLLTDHMNLFERIKNTVVYLISRFGVSFLVLPKYERIMQKHKVLPERSMYDLVHGSSLWMLCTDVALEFPRPTLPNVVYVGGILTKPASPLPEDLQAWVSGAHENGFVLVSFGAGVKYLSEDIANKLAHALARLPQRVIWRFSGNKPRNLGNNTKLIEWLPQNDLLGHSNIKAFLSHGGLNSIFETMYHGVPVVGIPLFGDHYDTMTRVQAKGMGILLNWKTMTESELYEALVKVINDPSYRQRARRLSEIHKDQPGHPVNRTVYWINYILRHNGAQHLRAAVYSISLFQYFLLDIALVLLVGAALLYYVLARMAKLICKQSKHLWSNDKHSAVNGHYQNGIPNGKYRRNGHIKHEKKVK